One stretch of Sebastes umbrosus isolate fSebUmb1 chromosome 5, fSebUmb1.pri, whole genome shotgun sequence DNA includes these proteins:
- the psmg4 gene encoding proteasome assembly chaperone 4, with the protein MSETPNGAASEAITVHNFSEKILEQVIHFHVMKLSGGFFLWLGSSPVLSNLAVSMSCRYDSMPLSTLVMGDPSNTAPNSLAQRLAKKTKKQVFVSYSIPMTDSNLSLLVENRIKKELELHPEHF; encoded by the exons ATGAGCGAAACACCAAACGGAGCGGCTTCTGAAGCCATTACGGTGCACAATTTCTCTGAGAAGATTTTGGAGCAGGTGATACACTTCCACGTGATGAAGCTCAGCGGAGGGTTCTTCCTGTGGCTCGGTTCTAGTCCGGTCCTGTCCAACCTGGCGGTGTCCATGAGCTGCAGATAT gattCGATGCCTTTATCTACATTAGTCATGGGGGACCCATCTAATACGGCTCCTAATTCCTTGGCACAGAGATTAG CAAAGAAGACCAAAAAGCAAGTATTTGTGAGTTACAGTATTCCCATGACAGACTCCAACCTCAGTCTTTTGGTGGAGAACAGGATCAAAAAGGAGCTGGAGCTTCACCCCGAACACTTTTGA